Proteins encoded within one genomic window of Rhizobium acidisoli:
- a CDS encoding YbaK/EbsC family protein, with amino-acid sequence MSLESVRAFLRAHAPDIDIIETAESSSTVALAAEAHGVEPAQIAKTICLRVGEQMMLVVAGGTARLDNRKFKDTFGAKGRMLDAEEVVAVTSHPVGGVCPFGLPSPLPIYCDISLKRFDEVVPAAGSTNSAVRIETGRLAELTGASWVDVCQ; translated from the coding sequence ATGAGCCTTGAATCTGTCCGCGCTTTCCTGCGTGCGCACGCACCCGATATCGACATCATCGAAACCGCCGAGAGCTCCTCGACGGTGGCGCTTGCTGCCGAGGCCCATGGCGTCGAGCCGGCCCAGATCGCCAAGACGATCTGCCTGCGCGTCGGCGAGCAGATGATGCTGGTCGTTGCCGGCGGCACGGCAAGGCTCGACAATCGCAAGTTCAAGGACACGTTCGGCGCCAAGGGGCGCATGCTCGACGCCGAGGAGGTCGTGGCGGTCACCAGCCATCCGGTCGGCGGCGTCTGCCCGTTCGGCCTGCCCTCGCCGCTGCCGATCTATTGCGACATCTCGCTGAAACGCTTCGATGAAGTCGTGCCGGCGGCCGGCTCGACGAATTCGGCCGTGCGCATCGAAACCGGACGGCTGGCCGAGCTGACCGGCGCCAGCTGGGTCGATGTCTGCCAGTAA
- a CDS encoding Tim44 domain-containing protein: MPSAISRFAKFAAIAALTSATVFASLDDAEARRAGSSGFGSRGTRTFQAPPVTSTAPAPAAPIERSMTPRPQTTAPATAQQPFGAQRPGLFGGFGRSMIGGLIAGGLLGMLLGHGFGGGFGFLGMLLQIALIGGAVMLAMRYFANRRQPSYGAGGQGGSFSRSNSMSPANNSSFQIPAIGSGAGSRASSRGNRPSDEIGLAQADLDQFEELLTDVQTAYGAEDYATLRRLTTPEAMSYLAEELGENATNGVRNRVSDVKLLQGDIAEAWREDGQEYATLAMRYSSIDAMVERDSGRVVSGDDRRPSESIEVWTFVRKSGADWKLAAIQGSEQRAA; the protein is encoded by the coding sequence ATGCCGAGTGCCATTTCGCGTTTTGCCAAGTTCGCGGCAATTGCCGCTCTGACGAGCGCCACAGTTTTTGCTTCCCTTGACGATGCAGAAGCGCGCCGGGCCGGCAGCAGCGGCTTCGGAAGCCGCGGTACCCGCACCTTCCAGGCTCCGCCTGTCACCAGCACCGCGCCTGCACCCGCCGCGCCGATCGAACGGTCGATGACGCCGCGTCCGCAGACCACGGCGCCAGCGACCGCACAGCAGCCCTTCGGCGCCCAGCGCCCTGGTCTCTTCGGCGGCTTTGGCCGTTCGATGATCGGCGGCCTGATTGCCGGCGGCCTCCTCGGCATGCTGCTCGGTCATGGTTTCGGCGGCGGCTTCGGCTTCCTCGGCATGCTGCTGCAGATCGCTTTGATCGGCGGTGCCGTCATGCTCGCCATGCGTTATTTCGCCAACCGCCGCCAGCCTTCCTATGGCGCCGGTGGCCAGGGCGGCTCCTTCAGCCGGTCCAATAGCATGTCGCCTGCCAACAATTCGTCCTTCCAGATCCCGGCGATCGGTTCGGGTGCCGGTTCAAGGGCATCCTCGCGCGGCAACCGGCCGAGCGACGAGATCGGGCTGGCGCAGGCCGATCTCGATCAGTTCGAGGAATTGCTGACCGACGTTCAGACCGCTTACGGTGCCGAGGATTACGCCACGCTGCGCCGGCTGACGACGCCTGAGGCGATGTCCTATCTTGCCGAGGAACTCGGCGAAAACGCTACCAACGGCGTGCGCAACCGGGTCTCCGACGTCAAGCTGCTGCAGGGCGACATTGCCGAGGCCTGGCGCGAAGACGGCCAGGAATATGCGACGCTTGCCATGCGTTACTCCTCGATCGATGCCATGGTCGAACGCGACAGCGGCCGCGTGGTTTCCGGCGACGACCGCCGCCCGAGCGAAAGCATCGAGGTCTGGACCTTCGTGCGCAAGTCAGGCGCCGACTGGAAGCTTGCCGCGATCCAGGGAAGCGAGCAGCGCGCCGCCTGA
- a CDS encoding hydroxyacid dehydrogenase, giving the protein MTNTERPLAISAPEPRTLDLIFTDTARAELHAKYEIVEADPDNIAGLGDEILGRTRYIIGQPPLSAETLAGMPALRSILNVESNLLNNMPYDVLFERGIHVVTTGQVFAEPVAEIGLGFALALARGIVDADVAFRQGDELWGGEGNAGARLIAGSEIGIVGFGDLGKALRRLLSGFRARIRVFDPWLPRSILEENGVEPASLEEVLTKSDFIFVVAAVTSENKGFLGAEAFAGMRRGAAFILLSRADVVDFEALMAAVSSGHIVAASDVYPEEPLPPDHPVRNLKGFIRSAHRAGALDSAFKKMGDMVLEDMDLMDRGLPPMRCKRAERETVSRMRSKPVAVN; this is encoded by the coding sequence ATGACCAACACCGAACGCCCGCTGGCGATCAGCGCGCCCGAACCGCGCACGCTCGACCTGATCTTCACCGACACGGCGCGCGCCGAATTGCATGCGAAATACGAAATCGTCGAGGCCGATCCTGACAATATCGCCGGGCTCGGCGACGAGATCCTCGGCAGGACCCGTTACATTATCGGCCAACCGCCGCTTTCGGCGGAAACATTGGCTGGAATGCCGGCCCTGCGCTCGATCCTCAACGTCGAAAGCAATCTTCTCAATAACATGCCCTATGACGTGCTCTTCGAGCGCGGCATTCATGTCGTGACCACGGGCCAGGTCTTTGCCGAGCCGGTCGCCGAAATCGGTCTTGGCTTCGCGCTGGCCTTGGCGCGCGGTATCGTCGATGCGGATGTCGCGTTCCGCCAGGGAGACGAACTCTGGGGCGGGGAGGGCAATGCGGGTGCGCGGCTGATCGCCGGCTCCGAGATCGGTATTGTCGGCTTCGGCGATCTCGGCAAGGCGCTGCGCCGGCTGCTCTCCGGTTTCAGGGCCCGCATCAGGGTGTTCGATCCCTGGCTGCCCCGCTCGATCCTCGAGGAAAACGGCGTCGAACCCGCAAGCCTGGAGGAGGTGCTGACAAAGAGCGATTTCATCTTCGTCGTCGCCGCCGTCACCAGTGAAAACAAGGGATTTCTCGGCGCAGAAGCCTTCGCCGGCATGCGCCGGGGTGCTGCCTTCATCCTGCTCAGTCGCGCCGACGTCGTCGATTTCGAAGCGCTGATGGCGGCCGTCTCGTCTGGTCATATCGTCGCGGCAAGCGACGTCTACCCAGAAGAGCCGCTACCGCCCGATCACCCGGTGCGGAACCTGAAAGGTTTCATCCGCTCGGCGCATCGGGCCGGCGCGCTCGACAGCGCCTTCAAGAAGATGGGCGACATGGTGCTCGAGGACATGGACCTGATGGACCGCGGCCTGCCGCCGATGCGCTGCAAGCGGGCGGAACGCGAAACGGTTTCGCGCATGCGTTCCAAGCCGGTCGCGGTCAATTAA
- a CDS encoding extracellular solute-binding protein — MTILPTLKSLTIAAAILASSSAIVLAKDVHISVWAGGTGPNDVYRLDAIEIAAQQLQREAALKGEDLKITVEKKPYSAWEDFKQALTLAAEAKTAPNIVVSGHEDIAPWSQAGLIVPIEDYVDLDSWPLSDIYENLLKIASYNGTVYGIPQDAESRPMFFWKPYMKAIGYSDADLDALPQSVQDGKYTMKNLLEDAKKMQDKGLVQPGYGFYPRTSNGPDYWQFYTSFGGTMEEGGKLVFDKAAMTRTYQFFADAVKSGVTKKNHIGMPGDQWWKEVATGKAGIWDGGTWHYARLVNQEGLKDFFGNVIFTLIPAGEGGKANTLTHPLVYLLTAGHDQEDTEIAAQLVKIASEPRTNALHAVKSAHLGISKSESTVDFYSADRWTREATERLLPHANAMPNNSDFGTYWNIMWKNLEASWTGAKTVDAAIGDAESELKSTLGDKIVIR, encoded by the coding sequence ATGACCATTTTGCCGACACTGAAATCCCTCACTATTGCTGCCGCCATCCTGGCCTCGAGCTCTGCAATCGTGCTTGCCAAGGACGTTCACATCAGCGTCTGGGCCGGCGGCACCGGCCCGAATGACGTCTATCGCCTCGACGCCATCGAGATCGCAGCCCAGCAGTTGCAGCGCGAAGCCGCCCTCAAGGGCGAGGACCTGAAGATCACCGTCGAGAAGAAGCCCTATTCCGCCTGGGAAGACTTCAAGCAGGCGCTGACCCTTGCCGCGGAAGCCAAGACCGCCCCGAACATCGTCGTCAGCGGCCACGAAGACATCGCCCCCTGGTCGCAGGCCGGCCTCATCGTCCCGATCGAAGATTACGTCGATCTCGACTCCTGGCCGCTCAGCGACATCTATGAAAACCTGCTAAAGATCGCCTCCTACAACGGCACCGTCTACGGCATTCCGCAGGATGCCGAATCCCGCCCGATGTTCTTCTGGAAGCCTTATATGAAGGCGATCGGCTACAGCGACGCCGATCTCGATGCGCTGCCGCAGAGTGTCCAAGACGGCAAGTACACCATGAAAAACCTGCTCGAAGACGCCAAGAAGATGCAGGACAAGGGCCTCGTTCAGCCCGGTTACGGTTTCTATCCGCGCACCAGCAACGGTCCCGATTACTGGCAGTTCTACACCAGCTTCGGCGGCACGATGGAAGAAGGCGGCAAGCTCGTTTTCGACAAAGCCGCGATGACCCGCACCTATCAGTTCTTCGCCGACGCCGTTAAATCAGGCGTCACCAAGAAGAACCACATCGGCATGCCTGGTGATCAGTGGTGGAAGGAAGTCGCCACCGGCAAGGCAGGCATCTGGGACGGCGGCACCTGGCATTATGCCCGCCTCGTCAACCAGGAAGGCCTCAAGGACTTCTTCGGCAACGTGATCTTCACGCTGATCCCCGCCGGCGAAGGCGGCAAGGCCAACACGCTGACCCATCCGCTCGTCTATCTCTTGACCGCAGGCCACGATCAGGAAGACACCGAGATCGCCGCCCAGTTGGTCAAGATCGCCTCCGAGCCGCGCACCAACGCGCTGCATGCGGTCAAATCGGCCCATCTCGGCATCTCCAAGTCGGAATCCACCGTCGACTTCTACTCGGCCGACCGCTGGACCCGCGAAGCCACCGAGCGCCTGCTGCCGCATGCCAATGCAATGCCGAACAATTCCGATTTCGGCACCTATTGGAACATCATGTGGAAGAACCTCGAAGCCTCCTGGACCGGCGCCAAGACCGTCGACGCCGCCATCGGTGATGCCGAGAGCGAGCTGAAGAGCACGCTCGGCGACAAGATCGTCATCCGCTGA
- a CDS encoding ABC transporter ATP-binding protein: MRILLDNFSKSFGSTKVIENMQLEVGDGEMLALLGPSGCGKSTTLFAVCGIHRPTSGRILFGDRDVTDLPSQARNVGVVFQSYALYPHMTVAENIGFPLKVKGVNAAEIRKEVERISELVHIGNLMERRPAQLSGGQQQRVALARALIRKPDVLLLDEPLANLDAKLRLEMRSEIRRLQRETGITAILVTHDQVEAMSMCDRIAIMKEGEIVQIATPAEMYNDPKTAFVAGFLGNPPITFLRGIVDKGAFAIPESEIRVPLPDTVGAAEGTKLMLGVRPEHFTPAGDTPVSGKVTFAETQGRENLYDVRLADGPLLRSIQPVRNDIHVGDDVRWAIDSSGVFVFDENGTRL, encoded by the coding sequence ATGCGCATCCTCCTCGACAATTTCTCGAAGAGCTTCGGCTCCACCAAGGTCATCGAGAATATGCAGCTCGAAGTCGGCGACGGCGAGATGCTGGCGCTGCTCGGCCCTTCCGGCTGCGGCAAATCGACGACGCTTTTTGCGGTCTGCGGCATTCACCGGCCGACCAGCGGACGCATCCTCTTCGGCGACCGTGACGTCACGGATCTGCCGAGCCAGGCCCGCAATGTCGGCGTCGTCTTCCAGTCCTATGCGCTTTACCCGCACATGACGGTTGCCGAAAACATCGGTTTTCCCCTGAAGGTAAAGGGCGTCAACGCCGCCGAAATCCGCAAGGAGGTCGAGCGCATTTCCGAGCTCGTTCATATCGGCAATCTCATGGAACGCCGTCCGGCGCAGCTTTCCGGCGGCCAGCAGCAGCGCGTGGCGCTGGCGCGCGCGCTGATCCGCAAGCCCGACGTGTTGCTGCTCGACGAACCGCTCGCCAATCTCGACGCAAAACTGCGCCTCGAAATGCGCTCGGAAATCCGCCGCCTGCAGCGCGAAACCGGCATCACCGCCATTCTCGTTACTCATGACCAGGTTGAGGCGATGAGCATGTGCGACCGCATCGCCATCATGAAGGAAGGCGAGATCGTCCAGATCGCCACGCCGGCGGAAATGTACAATGATCCGAAGACCGCTTTCGTCGCCGGCTTCCTCGGCAATCCGCCGATCACTTTCCTGCGCGGCATCGTCGACAAGGGCGCCTTCGCCATTCCGGAAAGCGAAATCCGCGTGCCGCTGCCTGATACCGTCGGCGCCGCCGAGGGCACCAAGCTGATGCTTGGCGTCCGGCCGGAGCATTTTACGCCTGCAGGCGATACACCGGTGTCCGGCAAGGTCACCTTCGCCGAAACGCAAGGGCGAGAAAACCTTTACGACGTTCGTCTTGCCGACGGCCCGCTGCTGCGCTCGATCCAGCCGGTGCGCAACGATATTCACGTCGGCGACGATGTCCGCTGGGCGATCGACAGCTCCGGTGTGTTCGTCTTCGACGAGAACGGAACGAGGCTCTGA
- a CDS encoding HupE/UreJ family protein: MKSALKSVLLALAAAALPAAAFAHPAIGDAAGFSHGFAHPISGLDHVLAMVMVGVFAFQLGGRATWLVPTTFVLVMALGGALGAAGIDVPFVELGIALSVVVLGAIVALDVKAPLAAALGIVGLFAIFHGHAHGAEMPENAAGVAYAAGFMIATALLHGAGLALGYVIGRAGGRQGAFVARAAGGIAAISGVGILAGLI, translated from the coding sequence ATGAAATCAGCACTCAAGAGCGTCCTGCTGGCTTTGGCTGCCGCAGCGCTTCCGGCCGCCGCCTTCGCCCATCCCGCCATCGGCGACGCGGCCGGTTTCAGCCATGGTTTTGCCCATCCGATATCAGGCCTCGATCATGTCCTCGCCATGGTGATGGTCGGTGTTTTCGCATTCCAGCTCGGCGGTCGCGCCACCTGGCTGGTGCCGACGACCTTCGTTCTGGTGATGGCGCTCGGCGGCGCCCTCGGCGCTGCCGGCATCGATGTTCCCTTCGTTGAATTGGGCATTGCGCTTTCCGTCGTCGTCCTCGGCGCTATCGTTGCGCTCGACGTCAAGGCGCCGCTCGCCGCAGCACTCGGCATTGTCGGCCTCTTTGCGATCTTCCACGGTCATGCGCACGGCGCCGAAATGCCGGAAAATGCGGCTGGCGTTGCCTATGCCGCCGGTTTCATGATCGCGACCGCGCTGCTGCACGGCGCAGGCCTTGCCCTTGGTTACGTCATCGGCCGCGCCGGTGGACGTCAGGGCGCCTTCGTGGCGCGTGCGGCTGGCGGCATCGCTGCCATATCGGGTGTGGGCATCCTGGCCGGCTTGATCTGA
- a CDS encoding carbohydrate ABC transporter permease, producing MAERSQPSANYRSWPVITALTIVSLPLLLMYIYLFLDTVTVKQPDALLPSGLTINHWRFLWQTTAGKANIWHVTLNTLLFSACTTSLVLIVSSMAGYVLSRLNVPARGFFLAGVMVLHAFPSVTLIIAIFIVLQMIGLYNSLIGVILVKAAIDLPLGIWMMKGFYDTVPWEIEMAGVVDGASRFRVWRSLVLPQVKPGIMALGLFSFLAGWGEFILPQVLAPGNQVQVLSVYLAGFLADDNNYDFNMFKAVGLFYLIPVLIAYALFNKYLMNIYGGGSKG from the coding sequence ATGGCCGAACGCTCGCAGCCCTCGGCAAACTACCGCAGCTGGCCTGTCATAACGGCGCTGACCATCGTCAGCCTGCCGCTGCTGCTAATGTATATCTATCTCTTCCTCGACACGGTGACGGTGAAGCAGCCGGATGCGCTGTTGCCCTCCGGCTTGACGATCAATCACTGGCGCTTCTTGTGGCAGACGACAGCTGGCAAGGCGAATATCTGGCACGTGACACTGAATACGCTACTGTTTTCGGCCTGCACCACCAGCCTGGTGCTGATCGTCTCGTCGATGGCCGGTTACGTGCTGTCGCGGCTGAACGTACCGGCGCGCGGCTTCTTCCTTGCCGGCGTCATGGTGCTGCACGCCTTCCCGTCGGTGACGCTGATCATCGCCATTTTTATCGTCCTGCAGATGATCGGCCTCTATAATTCGCTGATCGGCGTCATCCTGGTGAAGGCTGCGATCGACCTGCCGCTCGGCATCTGGATGATGAAGGGTTTCTACGACACCGTGCCCTGGGAAATCGAAATGGCCGGCGTCGTCGACGGCGCCTCGCGTTTCCGTGTCTGGCGCAGCCTCGTGCTGCCGCAGGTCAAGCCGGGCATCATGGCGCTCGGCCTGTTCTCCTTCCTCGCCGGCTGGGGCGAGTTCATCCTGCCGCAGGTGCTGGCGCCGGGCAATCAGGTGCAGGTGCTGTCGGTCTATCTGGCGGGCTTCCTCGCCGACGACAACAATTACGATTTCAACATGTTCAAGGCGGTCGGCCTCTTCTACCTCATCCCGGTGCTGATTGCTTACGCGCTCTTCAACAAATATCTCATGAACATCTACGGCGGCGGGAGCAAAGGCTGA
- a CDS encoding glycerophosphodiester phosphodiesterase codes for MNRNFSAFFERYGWPSAKGRLPFCIGHRGASGHERENTISAFRRAAELGAEMWELDTQLTRDGVVVVSHDDHLERVFGIDRRISEMTAAELAALDGVDVPSFSEVAALGRETGTGLYVELKAPGTGTLCWRHLDEMNQRFACLGSFDTAQVRELRDAGCDFPLSVLIRVAHDPHALGDEAGADILHLCWERAGERPQDLVTEALMHRAFEAGREIVLWHEERRSILDDIMKLPVLGICTDLPDLMRPSAEREKAVGRQG; via the coding sequence ATGAACCGCAATTTTTCGGCATTTTTCGAGCGTTACGGCTGGCCGTCGGCCAAGGGCCGGCTTCCCTTCTGCATCGGCCATCGCGGCGCCAGCGGCCATGAGCGCGAGAACACGATATCAGCTTTCCGCCGCGCTGCCGAACTCGGCGCCGAGATGTGGGAACTCGATACGCAGCTGACCCGCGACGGCGTGGTCGTCGTCTCGCATGACGACCATCTCGAGCGTGTCTTCGGCATCGACCGCCGCATTTCGGAAATGACGGCGGCCGAGCTCGCCGCCCTCGACGGCGTCGATGTCCCGAGTTTTTCGGAGGTCGCCGCCCTCGGCCGCGAGACCGGCACCGGTCTCTATGTTGAACTCAAGGCGCCCGGAACCGGCACGCTCTGCTGGCGCCATCTTGACGAGATGAACCAGCGTTTTGCCTGCCTCGGCTCCTTCGATACGGCGCAGGTGCGCGAACTCCGCGACGCCGGCTGCGACTTCCCGCTTTCGGTGCTGATCCGCGTCGCCCATGATCCGCATGCGCTGGGTGACGAGGCGGGCGCCGATATCCTGCATCTCTGCTGGGAGAGGGCAGGCGAGCGGCCGCAGGATCTGGTGACCGAGGCACTGATGCACCGCGCCTTTGAGGCCGGCCGCGAAATCGTGCTCTGGCACGAGGAACGGCGGAGCATTCTCGATGACATCATGAAGCTTCCGGTTCTCGGCATCTGCACGGATTTGCCCGATCTGATGCGGCCGTCGGCAGAGAGGGAAAAAGCAGTTGGCAGACAGGGATAA
- a CDS encoding GbsR/MarR family transcriptional regulator, whose product MNLPPLVQSFVLHFGEMGSRWGINRTVGQIYALLYVSPAPICAEEIADALAISRSNVSMSLRELQAWNLVLLKHKPDDRRDFFTTPDDVWLILRTLAEERKKREVDPTLSVLREILMQRPASEAERHAQQRMSEMHTLIEQLTHWYEDVKQLETERLATLLSLGAKVTKLLEAKDRVVSLGRSRRPNPANKS is encoded by the coding sequence ATGAACCTTCCGCCTCTCGTTCAGTCCTTCGTTCTCCATTTCGGCGAAATGGGCTCCCGCTGGGGAATCAACCGCACGGTCGGCCAGATCTATGCCTTGCTCTACGTCTCGCCAGCGCCGATCTGCGCCGAGGAGATTGCCGATGCACTCGCCATTTCGCGCTCCAACGTGTCAATGAGCCTGCGCGAACTGCAGGCGTGGAACCTTGTGCTTCTCAAACACAAGCCGGACGACCGCCGCGACTTTTTCACCACGCCCGATGATGTGTGGCTCATCTTGCGGACGCTTGCCGAGGAGCGAAAGAAGCGGGAAGTCGATCCGACGCTGTCGGTTCTGCGCGAAATCCTGATGCAGCGCCCCGCCAGCGAGGCCGAACGCCATGCGCAGCAGCGCATGAGCGAAATGCACACGCTGATCGAGCAACTGACACATTGGTATGAAGACGTAAAACAACTTGAAACCGAAAGGCTCGCAACGCTACTCTCGCTGGGCGCGAAAGTGACAAAGCTTCTGGAGGCCAAGGACCGGGTCGTTTCGCTCGGCCGCAGCCGCCGGCCGAATCCAGCGAACAAGAGTTAG
- a CDS encoding ABC transporter permease subunit produces MKSSRTLGLVMIAPASVMIVLFFLMPVVLTAVFSMTNMTTATGISGGVYQIAPNSLIALKSALPEIATEMAEPRYTIDEAGLKAVEGLGLAPGIAAELRAKHAGEVFPARRDVERMIKDLAERPSTREVKQISEQFNRSVLNTRFDSKEQLFSALDDLGFKLTPEQKETVAKITYTGWTWTTDNFSRMASSPDMARVLFNTVLYVALVLTLFNVGYALLLAIWTHYMPPTPASIFRGIWLLPRITPVVIYVLLWKWLAWDSGFISILMGKFGYPPKNYLLDTAYNAWFFVVLINGFIGASMGMLVFSSAMKAIPKSQFYASEVDGASRWQQIRYIILPQMRWPILFVTCYQTLSLLASFNEILLATNGGPGNATEVWALAAYHTALRNYAGNLEYGLGAAMALVLVVIGVMLSLVYLRVFNYGTLVAKPLIED; encoded by the coding sequence ATGAAATCGTCCAGAACGCTCGGACTGGTGATGATCGCGCCTGCGTCGGTCATGATCGTCCTGTTCTTCCTGATGCCGGTGGTTCTGACGGCGGTCTTTTCGATGACCAACATGACGACGGCGACCGGCATTTCCGGCGGCGTCTACCAGATCGCGCCCAACTCCCTGATCGCGCTGAAATCGGCGCTGCCCGAAATCGCCACCGAGATGGCCGAACCGCGTTACACCATCGACGAGGCGGGCCTTAAGGCCGTCGAAGGCCTCGGGCTTGCACCGGGCATTGCCGCGGAGTTGCGCGCCAAACATGCAGGCGAGGTCTTCCCGGCACGCCGCGACGTCGAGCGGATGATCAAGGATCTCGCCGAGCGACCTTCGACACGTGAGGTCAAGCAGATCTCCGAACAGTTCAACCGCTCCGTCCTCAACACCCGCTTCGACAGCAAGGAGCAGCTGTTTTCGGCACTGGACGATCTCGGTTTCAAGCTGACGCCGGAGCAGAAGGAAACCGTCGCCAAGATAACCTATACCGGCTGGACCTGGACGACCGACAATTTCTCGCGCATGGCCAGTTCGCCCGACATGGCGCGGGTGCTTTTCAATACGGTGCTCTATGTCGCGCTGGTGCTGACGCTCTTCAACGTCGGTTATGCCCTGCTGCTTGCCATCTGGACGCATTACATGCCGCCGACGCCCGCCTCGATCTTTCGCGGCATCTGGCTGCTGCCGCGCATTACGCCCGTCGTCATCTACGTCCTGCTGTGGAAGTGGCTCGCCTGGGACAGCGGCTTCATCTCTATCCTGATGGGCAAGTTCGGCTACCCCCCGAAGAACTACCTGCTCGATACCGCCTATAATGCCTGGTTCTTCGTCGTGCTGATCAACGGCTTCATCGGCGCCTCGATGGGCATGCTGGTGTTCTCCTCGGCGATGAAGGCCATACCGAAGAGCCAGTTCTATGCAAGCGAGGTCGACGGCGCTTCGCGATGGCAGCAGATCCGCTACATCATCCTGCCGCAGATGCGCTGGCCGATCCTCTTCGTCACCTGCTACCAGACGCTGTCGCTGCTCGCCTCCTTCAATGAAATCCTGCTTGCCACCAATGGCGGCCCGGGCAACGCCACCGAGGTCTGGGCACTTGCCGCCTATCACACCGCGCTCAGGAACTATGCCGGCAATCTCGAATACGGGCTGGGCGCCGCCATGGCGCTTGTGCTCGTCGTCATCGGCGTGATGCTGTCGCTCGTCTATCTGCGCGTCTTCAACTACGGCACGCTCGTCGCCAAGCCCCTGATCGAGGATTGA